The nucleotide window CGAAACTCGTCTGACGGCCTTCCGTCGACTGGTCAAAGCCGGCCCCGATGGCCTGACTGTGGGCGAATTGCGCACGGCACTCGACATCCCGCCCGCTACGCTCACTGCGCACCTGAACGCGCTTCGCGCAGCGCATCTGGTGCAGGATCGGCGCGAGGGCCGGGTGATCCGGGTCAGCGCCGATTTCGCACGGATGGATGCCCTGATGGGCTACCTCACCGAAAACTGCTGCGCCGAATCGACGTGCTGCCCGCCTGAATCACGTCAGCGACGAGCCGCGGGCAAACGCGCCTGATTCAGGCCTCGCGATAAACGATCTCCATGCCATCGAACCGCACGCCCCCATGAAACGCCTCCTCTTCGTATGCGTCGAAAACGCCAATCGCAGCCAGATGGCGGAAGCGTTCGCGCGCATCTACGGCGG belongs to Dyella terrae and includes:
- a CDS encoding ArsR/SmtB family transcription factor → MTAALAALGALSHETRLTAFRRLVKAGPDGLTVGELRTALDIPPATLTAHLNALRAAHLVQDRREGRVIRVSADFARMDALMGYLTENCCAESTCCPPESRQRRAAGKRA